One window of the Salvia miltiorrhiza cultivar Shanhuang (shh) chromosome 6, IMPLAD_Smil_shh, whole genome shotgun sequence genome contains the following:
- the LOC130988815 gene encoding protein REVEILLE 2-like — MAFPVAPRSSRAPRLPQSSDGHRELASPAGVRFLRFSLTRKPYTITKQRERWTEEEHNRFLEALKLYGHAWQRIEEHIGTKTTVQIRSHAHKFITKVSGRPPGVGLVQLELN; from the exons ATGGCCTTTCCAGTCGCCCCAAGGTCCAGCCGCGCCCCCAGACTCCCCCAGAGTTCAGACGGCCACCGCGAGCTGGCCTCGCCAGCCGGAGTCCGATTTCTCCGATTCTCTCTG ACAAGGAAGCCTTACACGATTACTAAGCAGCGGGAGCGATGGACTGAAGAGGAGCACAATAGGTTTCTAGAAGCTCTCAAGCTCTATGGCCATGCTTGGCAGCGAATAGAAG AACATATAGGAACCAAGACTACTGTGCAGATAAGAAGTCATGCACATAAGTTTATCACAAAG GTGAGTGGACGGCCACCGGGAGTCGGCCTCGTCCAGCTGGAGCTAAATTAG
- the LOC130990526 gene encoding uncharacterized protein LOC130990526 has protein sequence MEAEVNEGESEREEGMDNDRDEGVISDDDSSVYRGHLNESEVDEQEVEQVMVTVEDGEEGRFQLGQTFAGAKKAREAINSYGVKFGYKIKFVKNEKTRIRVVCMNEKECPFLKHVSKDGDAEGLVIKTLILEHTCCKQREVPSASQGYLAKYFKQAVYRNPKYTSKDMQGHVKDHLKLHVSLAKCKWAKKEIICNLEGSYKEEFSRLCAYIEKVKECMPGSRLELQLSTEQLQAGNRVFKRLFVMLEPCRLNWLGGCRKLISLDGCHLKGVTFGCLLTAVGKNGNEGIVPIA, from the coding sequence ATGGAAGCAGAGGTGAATGAGGGTGAGAGTGAAAGAGAAGAGGGCATGGATAATGACAGAGATGAGGGGGTGATTAGTGATGATGACTCTAGTGTTTACCGTGGTCATTTAAATGAGAGTGAGGTTGATGAGCAAGAAGTAGAGCAAGTGATGGTTACTGTAGAGGATGGGGAGGAGGGTAGATTTCAGTTGGGGCAGACCTTTGCTGGGGCAAAGAAAGCTAGAGAGGCCATCAATTCATATGGTGTGAAGTTTggttacaaaataaaatttgtaaaaaatgagaaaactaGGATAAGGGTCGTATGTATGAATGAGAAAGAGTGTCCCTTTCTCAAGCATGTGTCCAAGGATGGTGATGCTGAGGGTTTGGTGATTAAGACTCTTATTCTAGAGCATACATGTTGCAAACAGAGGGAGGTACCTAGTGCTAGTCAGGGATACTTGGCTAAGTATTTCAAGCAAGCAGTTTATAGGAACCCAAAATACACCTCCAAGGACATGCAAGGTCATGTGAAAGACCATCTGAAATTGCATGTTAGTTTGGCCAAATGCAAGTGGGCAAAGAAGGAAATCATATGCAATCTGGAGGGGAGCTACAAGGAAGAGTTCAGTAGGCTTTGTGCCTACATTGAGAAGGTCAAGGAGTGTATGCCAGGAAGTAGGTTAGAGCTCCAGTTATCTACAGAACAATTGCAAGCTGGAAATAGAGTTTTTAAAAGACTCTTTGTCATGCTTGAGCCGTGTAGATTGAACTGGTTGGGAGGTTGTAGAAAATTGATATCATTGGATGGCTGCCATTTAAAAGGAGTCACCTTTGGCTGTCTTTTAACAGCAGTTGGAAAGAATGGCAATGAGGGAATTGTTCCCATTGCATAG
- the LOC130988797 gene encoding NADPH-dependent aldehyde reductase-like protein, chloroplastic translates to MANSTAAAQPLEDRVAIVTGASRGIGRAIAFHLASLGARVVINYSSNSAQADSLAAEINSGSDVRAATFQADISVPEQVKSLFDEAESAFNSEVHILVNSAGVLDPKYPSLADTAAADFDKIFAVNARGAFLCCREAANRIKRGGGGRIICLSSSLVASLKPGYAAYTASKAAVEAMVKILAKELKGTGITSNAVAPGAVATDMFFAGKSEEMIEKAVAECPFGRLGETDDVAPVVGFLASDAGQWVNGQIIRVNGGYV, encoded by the exons ATGGCTAATTCAACCGCCGCCGCCCAGCCACTCGAAGACAGAGTCGCCATCGTCACCGGCGCCTCACGTGGGATCGGCCGCGCCATTGCCTTTCATTTGGCTTCCCTCGGCGCCAGAGTTGTCATCAACTACTCCTCCAACTCGGCTCAAGCCGATTCACTGGCCGCCGAGATCAATTCCGGCTCCGACGTCCGCGCCGCCACCTTCCAAGCCGATATCTCCGTTCCGGAGCAGGTTAAATCGCTGTTCGACGAGGCGGAATCGGCCTTCAACTCGGAGGTTCACATCCTCGTCAACTCGGCCGGCGTGCTGGACCCGAAATACCCCTCGCTCGCCGACACCGCCGCCGCTGATTTCGACAAAATCTTCGCCGTCAACGCGCGAGGCGCCTTCCTGTGCTGCAGAGAAGCTGCCAACAG GATAAAGCGCGGCGGAGGGGGGAGGATCATATGTTTGTCTTCGTCGCTGGTGGCATCGCTGAAGCCAGGTTATGCGGCTTACACGGcgtcgaaggcggcggtggaggcgaTGGTGAAGATTTTAGCCAAGGAGCTGAAGGGGACGGGGATAACTTCGAACGCGGTGGCGCCGGGAGCGGTGGCGACGGACATGTTTTTCGCCGGAAAGTCGGAGGAGATGATAGAAAAGGCGGTGGCGGAGTGCCCGTTTGGGCGGCTTGGGGAGACGGATGACGTGGCTCCGGTGGTAGGGTTTCTGGCGAGTGATGCGGGTCAGTGGGTAAACGGGCAGATTATTCGGGTCAATGGGGGATACGTCTAA
- the LOC130988786 gene encoding histone-lysine N-methyltransferase ATXR4: MSRLFRFSRQAFDLKTLHRRRAGTLPFPSSFSSSATESPAASEPEPPPYIPPPVGLARTKHVGRALFAIQPLAAGELLHIATPVILHPSLSMINCVCYYCLRRLPKRDGTAEAPHTVSFCSQRCEQDSKKFYDVEKQVDWSRFHEYCRQQGLKYPLIVKRLACQIVAGKIPAGIFELLQREDLSDKTHLIKEEFSLLRSTLEDADIKVEKTKNETDEGKGPIVDGEAEPEEPLSFLTEEWYTDVLGRIRINAFRVELPVQSHEDLLSSAAASVEGEAAVGNAMYMLPSFYNHSCEPNVNIVWSDSAEGKIMALRDIEEGEEMRICYLDASMGYEARQKILQEGYGFVCDCPRCVAKE, encoded by the exons ATGTCACGCTTATTCCGTTTCAGCCGTCAGGCTTTCGATCTCAAAACCCTCCACCGCCGTCGCGCCGGAACGCTGCCGTTCCCCTCATCCTTCTCCTCTTCCGCTACTGAATCGCCCGCCGCCTCCGAACCGGAGCCGCCTCCTTACATTCCGCCTCCCGTCGGCCTCGCGCGCACCAAGCATGTCGGGCGCGCCTTGTTCGCGATTCAGCCTCTCGCCGCCGGCGAGCTCCTCCATATCGCCACACCTGTTATCCTGCACCCATCCCTTTCCATGATCAACTGCGTCTGCTATTACTGTCTCAGGCGACTCCCCAAACGGGATGGTACTGCGGAAGCTCCTCACACGGTGTCGTTTTGCAGCCAACGATGTGAACAAGATTCGAAG AAGTTTTACGATGTTGAGAAGCAGGTAGACTGGTCAAGATttcatgaatactgccg ACAGCAGGGTCTAAAATATCCTCTTATTGTCAAGAGGTTAGCCTGTCAAATTGTTGCTGGTAAAATCCCTGCTGGCATTTTTGAATTACTCCAAAGAGAGGATTTGTCTGATAAAACTCATCTG ATAAAAGAGGAATTTTCCCTGCTGAGAAGTACTCTGGAAGATGCAGATATAAAGGTAGAGAAGACAAAGAACGAGACGGATGAAGGGAAGGGCCCAATTGTTGATGGAGAGGCTGAGCCTGAGGAGCCGCTGTCAT TTCTGACTGAAGAATGGTATACTGATGTTTTGGGGCGAATACGGATCAATGCTTTTCGTGTTGAACTGCCTGTACAGTCACATGAAGACCTCCTTTCTTCGGCAGCAGCATCAGTAGAAGGGGAAGCTGCTGTTGGAAATGCCATGTATATGCTTCCATCCTTTTACAATCATTCTTGTG AACCTAATGTAAATATTGTATGGAGCGACAGTGCAGAAGGAAAGATCATGGCTCTCCGTGACATCGAAGAAG GGGAAGAGATGCGGATATGCTACCTTGACGCCAGTATGGGCTATGAGGCTCGGCAAAAAATCCTCCAAGAAGGATATGGTTTCGTATGTGACTGCCCCAGATGTGTTGCAAAGGAGTAA